In Acaryochloris thomasi RCC1774, the DNA window ATTCTGAATCACTTGATCAATCGAAACCCCATCAAGCTGCGCCTCTGGCTTCAAGATCAAGCGATGCTGCAGCAACGGCAGCGCCATCGACTTCACATCATCAGGGGTGACAAAATCTCGATCGGTCAGCCAAGCCTGGGCCTGGGCGGCTCGCAGCCATCCCACTGCCGAACGCGGCGACGCACCCAGGAGTAGCTCGGGCTGTTGCCGACTGGCACTTACTAACGCCAAGAGGTAATCCACCAAGTTCTCTTCGACGCGTACCTGACGCATCAACTGACGGGCCTGCAGCACTTCATCCACCGTAATCACCGGCTGCAAATTCATCTGCTTTAGATCACGGTGCTCAAAGCCGCCCAAAACATTCTGCAGCATTTGCTTCTCCGCCTTGGCCTCAGGGTAAGTGACCACCAGCTTGAACAGAAATCGGTCAAGCTGCGCCTCCGGAAGTGGATAGGTGCCCTCAAACTCCAAAGGGTTTTGGGTGGCAATCGTCCAAAACAGCGGCGACAGCGGCATCGTTGTGCCGTCCAGCGTTACCTGGCGCTCCTCCATCGCCTCCAGCAGAGCCGCCTGCGTTTTAGGAGGGGTGCGGTTAATCTCATCTGCCAGCAAAATCTGCGTGAAAATGGGCCCTTTTCGCAGGGAAAAACTGCGGCTGTTGAAGTCAAAAATACTGGTGCCCAAAACATCCGCAGGCAGCACATCCGGCGTCAACTGGACCCGCCGAAACTCAGCCTGCATCAAATTGGCTAAAAGCCGTACCAAGAGTGTCTTGGCCGTACCCGGCACCCCTTCTAGAATGACGTGACCTTCCGCCAGTAACGCAATCAGCAAGCCTTTGATCACGGCGTCTTGACCAATTACGATCTGGCTTAGCTGTTGATGGAGGCGTTCGAATGCTGTACTCAAGGTAGTTCTCGCAGTAGGGATTCAACATTTGCAACCCAGGCTAGCAGTTCTCGGTCACTTCGCACATTCGGCTCTAGTAACTTTAATAACTCCGGTGCTGAGCGCCCCGTCGCCTCGGCCCAGTGGTCCGAGAGCCGCTCCGCGTCAGGAAGATTATGGCTGTAGGGAGAGATCAGCCCCAATTGAGTCGCTAAAGTCCTGCGGAACTGCTGCCCCAGTGCTTGAGTTGCAAACTTTGTCTGTCTAGCCGCATTCATTGTGCTGGCTAACGCCTGGATGTATTGTTCACTGGTATCTTGTCTTTCAGGTTTAAGCTTCACTAAATTGCCAAAGCGATGATTGTGGCCCCAGATGAGCAGCAACAACACAAAGCCAAGCTGAGCGGCCATAATTGCCACCGGGGTACGCATTAGGTACTCCACAAAATCTTGCGGCTTCGATGCCGCGGCCTTCGCCTCTGGTGAGGGATCGCGATAGCCATGAATCCATTCATCGATCCAGATGGTTCCTCCCTGACGCTGGGATAAAGTCGCGAGAAAGCGATAGTTATCCGCCTGGTCCGCCAGAGCATTCGAGGCCAGCCAAGGGTAGGCACAGCTAATCAGCATCCCCTTGCCCACTGGCTGAGACCAAACAACTGACCCAAACCGATCCTGTAGTTCCACTGCTACGTCATCGGAAGCATCTGCGCGCGATGACCCCGATGATGTTCCCTGATTGGTGTAGCGTCGCGTCGTTTCAATCTTGACTTGATCCGTACCGGCTTTTAGACGAGAGGTAAAGGGAGCCTCGGTAACGCTGCCCTGCTGCTGCAGCTTGATTAGGGTATTGCCGTTCGCCAGCCAAGTTTGGATTCCTTCTTCTCGGGAAGAAGCGCTCACATCGATACCAAAAGCAGACTGGCCACCAACCTGAATCAAGGTTTGCCCTGTACCGCTGAGCTGATCGTAACTTTTCCGCCATCGCTTC includes these proteins:
- a CDS encoding AAA family ATPase, encoding MSTAFERLHQQLSQIVIGQDAVIKGLLIALLAEGHVILEGVPGTAKTLLVRLLANLMQAEFRRVQLTPDVLPADVLGTSIFDFNSRSFSLRKGPIFTQILLADEINRTPPKTQAALLEAMEERQVTLDGTTMPLSPLFWTIATQNPLEFEGTYPLPEAQLDRFLFKLVVTYPEAKAEKQMLQNVLGGFEHRDLKQMNLQPVITVDEVLQARQLMRQVRVEENLVDYLLALVSASRQQPELLLGASPRSAVGWLRAAQAQAWLTDRDFVTPDDVKSMALPLLQHRLILKPEAQLDGVSIDQVIQNLLTRIPVPR
- a CDS encoding DUF4350 domain-containing protein; amino-acid sequence: MVNTSPGVQSADPSRRRRPPVWIVAILLAVLVLFGLILLAAPGAQKGSSYSRALTGYRGWYDYMEQQQQPVKRWRKSYDQLSGTGQTLIQVGGQSAFGIDVSASSREEGIQTWLANGNTLIKLQQQGSVTEAPFTSRLKAGTDQVKIETTRRYTNQGTSSGSSRADASDDVAVELQDRFGSVVWSQPVGKGMLISCAYPWLASNALADQADNYRFLATLSQRQGGTIWIDEWIHGYRDPSPEAKAAASKPQDFVEYLMRTPVAIMAAQLGFVLLLLIWGHNHRFGNLVKLKPERQDTSEQYIQALASTMNAARQTKFATQALGQQFRRTLATQLGLISPYSHNLPDAERLSDHWAEATGRSAPELLKLLEPNVRSDRELLAWVANVESLLRELP